A genomic segment from Spinacia oleracea cultivar Varoflay chromosome 3, BTI_SOV_V1, whole genome shotgun sequence encodes:
- the LOC110789611 gene encoding uncharacterized protein gives MGRSKSVVARGKGESGSTRVKSLNPIYSTVVDPAAFVELAGLPPSAEVKIPGSDEEAFDCPEGYVVMYEHPFTIGFKFPFTPLVRSFIEVFHLSPGQLMPQIWRVFTVVHGVTANWRTPFDLSDLMYSYDLALQKCCRYTLVTKKGKTNLGVGLGVNDRGWQSRFVFVGKDSLGDKGRFLVEGWTMEVVKGSSLTELNADSEDKYRKFLGYSVEDRSFSRDGEFLDEQEVDRSGDVAEEEEIDEGSGQLTRRRKRLDLLEEVVANSSSAEGEVGDMADNSEHTLSSRPVSRMSQSEIQERARKRLRSSSTSGGRGMTVVPRFSAIGSSAETPVVIGAEGFHPIASSSPPQPFKASSAAVDVSKVSTSSAKKRPVETDPVEDTVITLPPSFLGDEEASVIWPFADRLILPTTYRRYHEVDPLPVASDAAELSLRASQAALAVRRQCSLLCDEVTNARQLMATAKKAAASWEAKWKAAEKKVVDLAAVIKAKGDQLKGKDKQLADVAKDLEKVKEELTSTTEELDGLRSLYDALQEEAKDVEALAIWRTRAQMMYSCLIGETSLWPCQKEVDDYLANGGTMADLSVPVVDSEELAKTADTASTEATEVDAALLVVSAPVPDQEGEVLAVGCEEEALAVVSQDETVDVASVEVPVVPPEQEPEQEVVVSTQEEGMY, from the exons ATGGGTAGATCTAAGTCGGTTGTAGCGAGAGGAAAGGGGGAGTCGGGTTCCACTCGGGTTAAGTCCCTTAACCCGATATATTCTACTGTGGTGGATCCGGCGGCTTTTGTTGAACTTGCTGGTTTGCCGCCGTCGGCGGAAGTGAAGATTCCCGGCTCGGATGAGGAAGCCTTTGACTGTCCAGAGGGGTATGTGGTTATGTATGAGCATCCGTTCACAATTGGCTTCAAATTTCCTTTCACTCCTCTAGTTAGGTCCTTTATCGAGGTTTTCCATTTGAGTCCGGGTCAGTTGATGCCCCAGATATGGCGGGTTTTCACGGTGGTGCATGGAGTTACTGCGAACTGGCGTACGCCGTTTGACCTGTCTGATTTGATGTACTCTTACGACCTAGCACTGCAGAAGTGTTGTAGGTATACCTTGGTTACGAAGAAGGGGAAGACGAACTTAGGTGTTGGTTTAGGTGTGAACGACAGGGGTTGGCAGAGTCGTTTTGTCTTTGTAGGCAAAGATTCTCTGGGAGATAAAGGGCGGTTTCTGGTCGAGGGATGGACGATGGAAG ttgtcaaggggtcgtcgttgactgagttgaacgctGATTCTGAGGATAAGTATCGGAAGTTCTTGGGTTATTCTGTCGAGGATAGGTCTTTCAGTCGCGACGGAGAGTTTTTAGACGAGCAGGAGGTGGACCGGTCAGGCGACGTCGCCGAGGAGGAGGAGATAGACGAGGGATCAGGTCAACTGACTCGTCGTCGGAAAAGGTTGGATTTGCTTGAGGAGGTAGTGGCAAACTCGTCGTCCGCCGAAGGTGAAGTAGGTGATATGGCTGACAACTCAG AGCATACTCTTTCGTCTCGGCCTGTGTCGAGGATGTCTCAGAGCGAGATTCAGGAGCGTGCAAGGAAGCGACTTAGGTCGTCCTCGACTTCTGGTGGACGGGGTATGACGGTTGTACCTCGGTTTTCTGCGATAGGTTCATCGGCCGAGACGCCTGTCGTCATAGGAGCCGAAGGCTTTCATCCGATTGCTTCGTCGTCGCCTCCACAGCCGTTCAAGGCGTCGTCTGCTGCTGTCGACGTTAGTAAAGTGTCTACTTCGTCGGCCAAGAAGCGACCTGTCGAGACGGATCCTGTCGAGGATACGGTTATCACTTTGCCCCCAAGCTTCTTGGGTGATGAAGAGGCGTCGGTTATATGGCCTTTCGCTGATCGCTTGATCTTGCCTACGACGTATCGACGATACCACGAGGTGGATCCTCTTCCTGTCGCGTCGGACGCCGCTGAGCTTAGTCTGCGG GCGTCGCAGGCTGCCTTGGCTGTACGTAGGCAGTGTTCGTTGCTGTGCGACGAGGTGACGAATGCAAGGCAGCTGATGGCGACGGCGAAGAAGGCGGCCGCATCGTGGGAAGCGAAGTGGAAAGCTGCTGAGAAGAAGGTTGTGGATCTTGCTGCGGTGATTAAGGCCAAGGGTGATCAATTGAAGGGTAAGGATAAGCAGTTAGCCGACGTGGCTAAAGATCTGGAGAAAGTGAAGGAGGAGTTGACCTCGACGACAGAGGAATTGGATGGATTGAGGAGCTTGTACGACGCCCTGCAGGAGGAGGCGAAGGACGTCGAGGCTCTTGCTATATGGAGGACGCGGGCGCAGATGATGTATTCCTGCCTGATTGGGGAGACTAGCCTTTGGCCGTGTCAAAAGGAGGTGGATGACTATCTGGCTAATGGCGGTACCATGGCTGACCTGTCGGTGCCCGTGGTGGATTCGGAGGAGTTGGCGAAGACGGCTGACACTGCTAGTACTGAGGCGACGGAGGTGGATGCGGCTTTGTTGGTGGTGAGTGCGCCTGTTCCGGACCAAGAGGGGGAGGTTTTAGCTGTTGGGTGCGAAGAGGAGGCCCTTGCCGTCGTTTCTCAAGACGAGACGGTGGACGTGGCGTCGGTGGAGGTGCCAGTCGTGCCCCCAGAGCAAGAGCCGGAGCAGGAAGTCGTGGTCTCTACTCAGGAAGAAGGGATGTATTAG
- the LOC110779040 gene encoding heat stress transcription factor B-3, with the protein MEGVSAKGLLEYGIIRKSNPPPFLLKTYMLVDDPDTDIVISWNERGTAFVVWQPAEFARDLLPTFFKHCNFSSFVRQLNTYGFRKVATTRWEFCNDMFQKGKKELLGQIRRRKAWAHRPQPAPPTNNQTSSEAPPSNHDDDQRSSSTSSSSELNILVDENKRLRTENRVLSSELTAMKNKCKELLDLVAVYTNQKEDSKGNDDDDNDNNKEQPKLFGVRLQVQGERERKRKRSEEVYETARLILSQSCK; encoded by the exons ATGGAGGGTGTGAGTGCAAAGGGATTGTTAGAGTATGGAATAATAAGGAAATCAAATCCACCACCCTTCTTGTTGAAGACCTACATGCTTGTGGATGATCCCGACACCGACATCGTCATCTCGTGGAACGAACGCGGCACCGCCTTCGTCGTCTGGCAGCCGGCGGAGTTTGCCCGGGATTTGCTCCCTACTTTCTTCAAGCATTGCAACTTCTCTAGTTTTGTTAGGCAACTCAATACTTAC GGGTTCAGGAAAGTGGCAACAACCAGGTGGGAGTTTTGCAATGACATGTTCCAAAAAGGAAAGAAGGAATTACTCGGCCAAATTCGACGCCGTAAAGCCTGGGCCCACCGCCCACAACCAGCACCACCGACAAACAACCAAACAAGCTCAGAAGCTCCTCCCAGTAACCATGATGATGATCAAAGATCCTCATCAACTTCATCATCGTCTGAGCTCAACATTCTAGTGGATGAAAACAAGAGACTAAGGACGGAAAATAGGGTGCTAAGCTCAGAGCTCACAGCCATGAAGAACAAGTGCAAGGAACTACTTGACTTGGTCGCGGTCTACACAAATCAAAAGGAAGATAGCAAAGGCAACGATGATGATGACAACGATAACAACAAAGAACAGCCAAAGCTGTTTGGGGTTAGATTACAAGTCCAGGGTGAAAGGGAAAGAAAGAGGAAGAGGTCAGAAGAGGTTTATGAGACAGCAAGACTTATATTATCACAGTCATGCAAGTAA